A single Arthrobacter sp. ERGS1:01 DNA region contains:
- a CDS encoding response regulator transcription factor: protein MAQLQGRDAFLDQLRTLSHPDGSPIRALVADDDPHLAELMGIGLRMAGWSVELAADGPEAVRKAREFQPDILVLDVMMPTFDGVEALSRIRSFQPGVLALFLTAKDSAQDRVDGLVAGGDDYVTKPFSMEEVLLRLYRLISRSGLADLGGNELVVSDLVLNEDTREVSRGGDEITLTTTQFELLRYLMDNARTVVSKGQILDNVWHSTGGDHGNIVELYISYLRKKIDAGRAPLIHTVRGAGYVLKAAK from the coding sequence ATGGCACAACTCCAGGGCAGGGACGCATTCCTCGATCAGCTCCGCACACTTTCACATCCCGACGGGTCCCCCATCAGGGCGCTCGTCGCCGACGACGACCCTCATCTGGCGGAGCTGATGGGCATTGGCCTGCGGATGGCCGGCTGGAGCGTTGAACTCGCCGCCGACGGGCCCGAGGCGGTCCGCAAGGCGCGGGAATTCCAGCCCGACATCCTGGTGCTGGACGTCATGATGCCCACCTTCGACGGCGTGGAGGCGCTGTCCCGCATCCGCAGCTTCCAGCCGGGCGTGCTGGCGTTGTTCCTGACGGCGAAGGACTCCGCCCAGGACCGGGTGGACGGCCTGGTGGCCGGCGGCGACGACTACGTGACCAAGCCCTTCAGCATGGAAGAGGTGCTGCTGCGCCTGTACCGGCTCATCAGCCGTTCCGGCCTGGCCGATCTGGGCGGCAACGAATTGGTGGTCAGCGACCTGGTGCTCAACGAGGACACCCGGGAGGTCAGCCGGGGCGGGGACGAGATCACGCTGACCACCACACAGTTTGAACTGCTCCGCTACCTGATGGACAACGCCCGGACCGTGGTCAGCAAGGGACAGATCCTTGACAACGTGTGGCACTCCACGGGAGGGGACCACGGGAACATCGTGGAACTGTACATCTCCTACCTGCGGAAGAAGATCGACGCCGGCCGGGCGCCACTCATCCACACTGTGCGGGGTGCGGGCTATGTGCTCAAAGCGGCCAAGTAG